One Brassica napus cultivar Da-Ae chromosome C2, Da-Ae, whole genome shotgun sequence DNA window includes the following coding sequences:
- the LOC125582142 gene encoding uncharacterized protein LOC125582142 produces the protein MTKDWINIHRPYFGAFLETHILENNKERILQAIPRGWNYFGNYGDNDSGRIVVVWDPRVTLVVYKASAQSVTCGINILSENVSFTVTFVYGFNLVEERGSLWVHLADLQATTPVSVHPWCVLGDFNQMLRSSHHSNHLVAHTDDSGMDEANIGLQDAQLFEAQSKGLPFTWRNCQDNNPISTKIDHAFINQPWSSSFPDSFADFLDPSQSDHAPCFFRMPAMRRQIIKPFKFFHHVIDHPEYAETVTEAWNCGQITGTDQYKLVRSMKLLKRPLRRLNKRHFSGISQRVKAQKEKVDELQRRLLTLPDGDTAHEEYLERDKLNTLLKAEEKYYKQRSRVRWASVGDRNTPFYHSMVTHHASGNHIHFLKDANDNLIYGVEEIKAHAADYFKGILGSTDLPSFNRTILSEK, from the exons ATGACCAAAGATTGGATTAACATCCATAGGCCTTATTTTGGAGCTTTTTTGGAGACTCACATTTTGGAGAATAATAAAGAGAGAATTTTGCAGGCAATTCCGAGGGGGTGGAATTACTTTGGGAATTATGGAGATAACGATTCTGGACGTATTGTAGTTGTATGGGATCCGAGGGTTACTCTAGTTGTCTATAAGGCTTCAGCTCAATCAGTCACGTGCGGGATTAACATCTTGTCTGAAAACGTCTCCTTTACTGTCACTTTTGTGTATGGTTTCAACTTGGTAGAGGAACGGGGAAGTCTCTGGGTTCATCTTGCTGACCTTCAGGCCACAACTCCGGTCTCAGTCCATCCTTGGTGTGTTCTAGGAGACTTCAATCAGATGCTGCGATCTTCACATCACTCAAATCACCTGGTTGCTCACACTGATGACTCCGGTATGGATGAAGCTAATATCGGATTACAAGATGCTCAGCTTTTTGAAGCTCAGTCTAAAGGTTTACCGTTTACGTGGAGAAACTGTCAAGATAACAATCCAATATCCACGAAGATTGATCACGCCTTCATAAACCAACCTTGGTCATCATCTTTTCCTGACTCCTTTGCGGACTTCTTAGATCCTTCTCAGTCAGACCACGCGCCTTGCTTCTTTCGTATGCCAGCTATGAGGAGACAGATAATCAAACCGTTTAAATTCTTCCATCATGTCATAGACCACCCGGAATACGCTGAGACGGTTACTGAAGCTTGGAACTGTGGGCAGATTACTGGTACAGATCAATACAAACTGGTTCGATCAATGAAACTGCTTAAGAGGCCGCTACGTCGCCTTAATAAGCGTCATTTTAGTGGTATTTCGCAAAGAGTCAAGGCGCAGAAAGAGAAAGTGGATGAGCTTCAAAGGCGTTTGCTCACCTTACCTGATGGGGATACGGCCCATGAAGAGTACCTCGAGAGAGATAAGCTGAATACTTTGCTCAAGGCGGAGGAAAAATACTATAAACAGAGGTCTAGAGTTCGCTGGGCTAGTGTTGGGGATCGCAATACCCCCTTCTATCACAGTATGGTTACTCACCACGCTTCAGGGAACCATATTCATTTTCTCAAGGATGCCAACGATAACTTGATCTATGGAGTGGAGGAAATAAAAGCTCACGCCGCAGACTATTTTAAAGGGATTCTTGGTTCTACTGATCTTCCG AGCTTCAACAGAACTATCTTAAGCGAGAAGTAA
- the LOC106388090 gene encoding phosphoinositide phospholipase C 1-like, which translates to MKESFKVCFCCVRSFKVKTSEPPQEIKTLFEDYSGDGRMSVDEMLTFVIQVQGENHADSNYVKDIFNRLKHHGVFHPRGIHLEGFYRYLLSDFNSPLPPSGQVWQDMNQPLSHYFLYTGHNSYLTGNQLNSKSSTEPIVKALKSGVRVIELDLWPNSSGTEAEVRHGGTLTSTEDLQKCLNAVKENAFEVSEYPVVLTLEDHLPPDLQKKVAKMVSKTFGGTLFRCTEEYKERFPSPEALKNKILISTKPPKEYLQTQVSQSATTDESVKSKKVADAEELIQDEDEDTVAVEYRDLISIHAGNRKGGLKNCLNGDPNRVIRLSMSEQWLETLAKNRGPDLVKFTQRNILRIFPKTTRFDSSNYDPLVGWIHGAQMVAFNMQSHGRFLWMMQGMFKANGGCGYVKKPDVLLSNGPGGETFDPSSKSLQIKTVLKVKIYNGEGWNLDFPQDYFDRYSPPDFYAKIGIAGIPLDTTSYRTETDADEWFPVWDKEFVFPLRVPELALLYITVKDYDSNTQNDFAGQTCLPLSEIRPGIRAVRLHDRAGEVLKHARLLVRFVLEPR; encoded by the exons atgaAGGAATCATTCAAAGTGTGTTTCTGTTGTGTAAGAAGCTTCAAAGTGAAAACAAGCGAGCCACCTCAAGAAATCAAGACACTCTTCGAGGATTACTCCGGAGACGGCAGGATGTCTGTAGATGAGATGCTCACGTTCGTCATCCAAGTTCAAGGAGAAAATCACGCTGATTCAAACTACGTGAAGGATATATTCAACAGGCTCAAACATCACGGCGTTTTCCACCCTCGTGGGATTCATCTTGAAGGATTCTACCGTTATCTCCTCAGCGATTTCAACTCTCCGTTGCCTCCTTCCGGCCAG GTTTGGCAAGATATGAATCAGCCTTTGTCTCATTACTTCTTGTACACGGGACATAACTCTTACTTGACTGGGAATCAACTGAACAGTAAAAGCAGCACCGAACCCATTGTGAAAGCTCTTAAAAGTGGAGTTCGTGTCATCGAGCTTGATTTATGGCCTAACTCTTCTGGAACCGAAGCTGAAGTTCGTCATGGCGG GACGTTAACAAGTACCGAAGATCTGCAGAAATGTCTTAACGCAGTAAAGGAGAACGCGTTTGAGGTGTCTGAGTATCCTGTTGTACTTACCTTAGAAGATCATTTGCCTCCAGATCTTCAGAAGAAAGTCGCTAAG ATGGTGAGTAAGACTTTTGGAGGAACATTGTTTCGATGTACAGAGGAATATAAAGAGCGTTTTCCTTCACCAGAAGCACTCAAGAACAAGATCTTGATCTCAACAAAGCCACCAAAAGAGTATCTTCAGACCCAAGTCTCTCAAAGTGCAACAACAGATGAATCTGTAAAATCTAAA AAAGTTGCAGATGCAGAAGAACTGATTCAAGATGAAGATGAGGATACTGTAGCGGTCGAATACAGAGACTTGATCTCAATTCACGCTGGGAACCGCAAAGGAGGGTTAAAGAACTGCTTGAACGGGGATCCTAACCGAGTCATACGGTTAAGCATGAGCGAGCAGTGGCTAGAAACTCTGGCTAAAAACCGTGGACCCGATTTAGTGAAGTTCACGCAAAGGAATATTCTGAGGATATTTCCAAAGACTACACGTTTTGACTCATCAAACTATGATCCACTCGTTGGATGGATTCATGGTGCTCAAATGGTTGCCTTCAATATGCAA AGTCATGGGAGGTTCTTGTGGATGATGCAAGGAATGTTTAAAGCCAATGGTGGATGTGGTTATGTTAAAAAGCCTGATGTTTTGCTCTCCAATGGTCCTGGAGGTGAAACTTTTGACCCTTCTAGTAAAAGTCTCCAGATCAAGACAGTACTTAAG GTAAAGATCTACAATGGAGAAGGATGGAATCTGGATTTTCCTCAAGATTATTTTGATAGATACTCTCCTCCAGATTTTTACGCAAAG ATCGGAATCGCAGGGATACCTTTAGACACAACGAGCTACAGAACAGAAACAGACGCAGACGAATGGTTTCCAGTTTGGGACAAAGAGTTCGTGTTCCCATTGCGTGTTCCAGAGTTAGCGCTTTTGTATATCACAGTCAAAGACTACGACAGTAACACTCAGAACGATTTTGCCGGACAGACATGTCTTCCGTTGTCGGAGATCAGGCCCGGAATTCGTGCCGTCCGGCTCCATGATCGTGCCGGAGAGGTCTTGAAGCACGCGAGACTGCTCGTGCGGTTTGTCTTGGAGCCTCGTTAG
- the LOC106407942 gene encoding uncharacterized protein LOC106407942, producing MLLKEVLPNAQEVIDSEVDDKYVWFPEADRGNGSFSASNTWRALHPYLIEMFWHKVVWFNGRIPKHAFMTWVAARDRMVTRDRLIGWGLTVPSTCVLCVGHDESRQHLFFDCHFSNKVWSYFLSRLHLAPPTGFEAVLRWLKAPSRDKNVVLIIRLIFQVVLYVIWKERNQRIHTTVEKPSDTLIAEIQQTIRLRLDPLARR from the coding sequence ATGTTACTAAAAGAGGTGTTACCAAACGCTCAGGAGGTGATAGATTCTGAAGTTGATGACAAGTACGTATGGTTTCCGGAGGCTGATCGGGGTAATGGTAGCTTCTCAGCAAGCAATACGTGGAGAGCTCTTCACCCCTATCTAATAGAAATGTTTTGGCATAAAGTTGTGTGGTTTAATGGAAGAATCCCCAAGCATGCCTTTATGACATGGGTGGCGGCTCGAGACAGAATGGTTACAAGAGATAGGCTTATTGGTTGGGGGCTGACGGTTCCATCCACTTGCGTTCTCTGCGTGGGACACGATGAGAGTCGACAACATCTATTCTTTGATTGTCACTTTAGTAACAAGGTCTGGTCTTACTTTCTTTCTCGGCTGCACCTAGCTCCTCCGACGGGTTTTGAAGCTGTGTTGAGATGGCTTAAAGCTCCCTCGAGAGATAAGAATGTGGTTCTCATTATTAGACTCATTTTTCAAGTTGTGCTGTATGTGATTTGGAAAGAGAGGAACCAAAGGATTCACACAACAGTGGAAAAGCCTTCAGACACTCTGATTGCAGAGATTCAGCAGACGATTCGGCTCAGATTGGACCCGTTGGCTCGAAGGTAG
- the LOC106388063 gene encoding phosphoinositide phospholipase C 4, which yields MGSYRMCLVFTRKFRVTEPDPVDDVRHVFQKYAEGEAHMTPEQLQKLMADESGGGGSSLEDAERIVDEVLRRKHHIAKFTRRNLTIEDFNYLLFSTELNPPIGDKVHQNMDAPLSHYFIFTGHNSYLTGNQLSSNCSDLPIADALRRGVRVVELDLWPRGNDDVCVNHGRTLTKPVKLGKCLESIKANAFATSKYPVIITLEDHLTPKLQSKVAKMITQTFGDMLYYHDSESCKEFPSPEELKGKILISTKPPKEYLEANDAKEKDNGEKGKDSDEDVWGKEPEELISTRSELEKVATNISYNSQDDEDRGSRDFDASCPLQAPEYKRLIAIHAGKPKGGLRMALKVDPNKIRRLSLSEQLLEKAVASYGADVIRFTQKNFLRIYPKGTRFNSSNYKPQVGWMSGAQMIAFNMQGYGRALWLMQGMFRANGGCGYVKKPDFLMSVGPNGQVFDPNENSSPKKTLKVKVLMGDGWHLDFKKTHFDLYSPPDFYVRVGIAGAPADETMEKTEVKYDTWTPIWNQEFTFKLTVPELALLRVEVHEYDANEKDDFGGQTCLPVSELRQGIRAVPLFNRKGVKYSCTRLLMRFDFV from the exons ATGGGTAGTTACAGAATGTGTCTCGTCTTCACGAGGAAGTTCAGAGTCACCGAGCCAGATCCTGTCGATGACGTCAGACACGTCTTCCAGAAATACGCAGAAGGCGAGGCTCACATGACGCCGGAGCAGCTACAGAAGCTCATGGCGGATGaatcaggaggaggaggatcgaGTCTCGAGGATGCTGAGAGAATCGTCGACGAGGTGCTTCGACGTAAGCACCACATTGCAAAGTTCACCAGACGTAACCTCACCATCGAGGATTTCAACTATCTTCTCTTCTCCACTGAACTCAATCCTCCCATCGGCGATAAG GTCCATCAGAACATGGATGCTCCTTTGTCTCATTACTTTATATTCACAGGCCACAACTCCTACTTAACCGGAAACCAGCTCAGCAGCAATTGCAGTGATCTTCCCATTGCAGATGCATTGAGACGAGGTGTGAGGGTGGTTGAGTTGGATCTATGGCCACGTGGTAACGATGATGTCTGTGTTAACCATGGAAG GACCTTGACCAAACCAGTGAAACTTGGGAAATGTTTGGAATCTATTAAAGCTAATGCATTTGCTACTTCAAAGTATCCTGTCATTATTACTCTTGAAGATCATCTCACTCCTAAACTTCAATCTAAAGTAGCCAAA ATGATAACTCAAACGTTTGGAGATATGTTGTATTACCATGACTCTGAAAGCTGCAAAGAGTTTCCTTCACCAGAAGAGTTAAAGGGAAAGATTCTAATATCGACAAAACCACCAAAGGAGTACTTAGAAGCTAACGATGCCAAGGAGAAAGATAATGGAGAGAAAGGCAAAGATTCAGATGAGGATGTATGGGGCAAGGAGCCAGAAGAACTTATTTCCACGCGGTCTGAACTCGAGAAG GTCGCAACTAATATAAGTTATAATAGTCAAGATGATGAGGATAGAGGTTCTCGTGATTTTGATGCGTCATGCCCATTACAAGCACCAGAATACAAGCGCCTTATTGCCATCCATGCCGGGAAGCCAAAGGGCGGTTTAAGGATGGCTTTGAAGGTTGATCCAAACAAAATCAGGAGGCTTAGCTTGAGTGAACAATTACTTGAGAAAGCTGTTGCATCATATGGTGCTGATGTAATaag ATTCACACAGAAGAATTTTCTGAGGATATACCCAAAAGGCACAAGGTTTAACTCTTCAAACTATAAACCACAGGTTGGTTGGATGAGTGGAGCTCAAATGATTGCATTCAACATGCAG GGGTATGGAAGAGCATTGTGGCTGATGCAAGGAATGTTTCGAGCGAATGGAGGTTGTGGTTATGTCAAGAAACCAGATTTTCTAATGAGTGTAGGTCCTAATGGACAAGTTTTTGATCCCAACGAGAACTCCTCTCCAAAGAAAACATTAAAG GTGAAAGTCCTTATGGGAGATGGATGGCACCTTGACTTCAAAAAAACTCACTTTGATCTTTACTCTCCTCCAGACTTCTACGTTAGA GTGGGTATTGCTGGAGCACCTGCTGATGAGACCATGGAGAAAACAGAAGTAAAGTATGATACGTGGACACCCATATGGAACCAGGAGTTCACATTCAAGCTAACTGTTCCTGAACTTGCTCTGCTCCGTGTTGAAGTGCATGAGTATGATGCAAATGAAAAAGATGACTTTGGAGGTCAGACTTGTTTACCAGTGTCCGAGTTAAGACAAGGCATACGAGCTGTTCCACTCTTCAACCGAAAGGGAGTGAAATACAGCTGCACACGGCTTCTTATGCGCTTCGACTTTGTCTGA
- the LOC106388105 gene encoding gibberellin 2-beta-dioxygenase 6-like, protein MSITESYPPAFRRVINDGAPSGTAEIESVLVQDKDIDIPVIDFECLDKDILTEACREWGIFRLKNHGVPLPLMSQLQEISESLLSLPFENKQKLFAAVNSPMSYFWGTPALNRSGDALKRGAQASNVSMVEGFNVPLSKLPASTSCDDDAQHSELESFRVLIEEYGRHITRIAVSLFEAIAQTLNLELSSHQRSGYLLESTGLIRVYRYPPSDKTAGEALGMEVHTDSSVISILKEDETGGLEIMKDEEWFRVKPVADTLIVNLGDMMQAISDNEYKSVEHRVKKKDMTTKRHSVCYFVFPQRDYVIKSSNYKPFTYSEFEAQVQADVQSLGTKIGLLRFTPESPLFL, encoded by the exons aTGAGTATCACCGAGTCATATCCGCCGGCTTTCCGCCGTGTAATCAACGACGGAGCTCCATCAGGTACGGCGGAGATCGAATCGGTTCTTGTCCAGGACAAGGATATAGACATCCCGGTTATCGATTTTGAGTGTTTGGACAAGGATATACTAACAGAGGCATGCAGAGAGTGGGGAATATTCCGTCTAAAGAATCACGGAGTACCGTTGCCGTTGATGTCACAGCTTCAAGAGATCTCGGAATCGTTGCTGAGTCTACCGTTTGAGAACAAACAGAAATTATTCGCCGCCGTTAACTCTCCGATGTCGTATTTCTGGGGAACACCTGCTTTGAATCGTTCAGGAGATGCACTGAAGAGGGGAGCTCAAGCTTCGAACGTAAGTATGGTCGAAGGTTTCAACGTTCCTCTCTCGAAGCTTCCAGCTTCTACTTCCTGTGACGATGATGCTCAACATTCAGAGTTAGAATCTTTCAG AGTGTTGATAGAGGAATATGGAAGGCACATAACTAGAATTGCTGTATCCTTGTTTGAAGCTATAGCACAAACACTGAACCTAGAATTATCCAGTCACCAGAGGTCAGGATATTTATTGGAGTCAACAGGGCTCATACGAGTTTACCGCTATCCTCCTAGCGACAAGACAGCTGGAGAAGCTCTGGGAATGGAAGTCCACACAGATAGTTCGGTGATCTCAATACTCAAAGAAGATGAAACTGGAGGGCTTGAGATCATGAAAGATGAAGAATGGTTCCGTGTAAAACCTGTTGCTGATACTCTCATCGTCAATCTAGGAGATATGATGCAG gCGATAAGCGACAACGAGTACAAGAGTGTCGAGCATAgagtgaagaaaaaggatatgaCGACAAAGAGACACTCGGTGTGTTATTTTGTATTCCCACAGAGAGATTATGTGATAAAGTCATCAAACTATAAGCCATTCACGTACTCAGAGTTTGAAGCTCAAGTTCAGGCCGATGTTCAGTCACTTGGGACCAAGATCGGCCTTCTTAGATTCACCCCTGAATCTCCACTCTTTCTCTAG
- the LOC125581497 gene encoding U-box domain-containing protein 4-like: MENRTGLTYMNRKLSGLSVTDDSSSAFSDCNSDRSGEFPPSSSENRRLFLYRAAENPDDLIRYLVSHLDSSSSSIDEQKQAAMEIRLLTKDKPENRIKLARAGAIKPLISLVSSSDPQLQEHGVTAVLNLSLCDENKELIASSGAIKPLVRVLKSGTPTAKENAACALLRLSQIEDNKIAIGRSGAIPHLVNLLETGGFRGKKDAATALYSLCSAKENKTRAVESGVMKPLVELMADFDSNMVDKSAYVMNLLMSAPESKPAVVEEGGVPVLVEIVEVGTQRQKEMGVSILLQLCEESVVYRTMVAREGAIAPVVALSQSSKSRAKLKAEALIELLRQPRQQQQQQQRLDSNRS, translated from the coding sequence ATGGAGAATCGTACCGGTTTAACCTACATGAACCGGAAATTAAGCGGTTTAAGCGTAACCGACGATTCCTCTTCCGCGTTCAGCGACTGTAACAGCGACAGATCCGGCGAGTTTCCACCGTCTTCCTCCGAGAACCGCCGTCTCTTCCTCTACCGCGCAGCTGAGAATCCCGACGATTTGATCCGTTACCTCGTATCGCATCTCgactcttcctcctcctccatcgACGAGCAGAAGCAAGCCGCCATGGAGATCAGGCTCTTAACCAAAGACAAACCGGAGAACCGGATCAAACTCGCCAGAGCCGGCGCGATCAAACCGTTGATCTCTCTCGTCTCTTCCTCCGATCCTCAGCTTCAGGAGCACGGCGTCACCGCTGTGCTGAACCTCTCCCTCTGCGACGAGAACAAGGAGCTGATCGCTTCCTCCGGCGCGATTAAACCGCTCGTTAGGGTTTTGAAATCGGGAACGCCGACGGCGAAAGAGAACGCCGCCTGCGCTCTCCTCCGCCTATCGCAGATCGAAGACAACAAGATCGCGATCGGGAGATCCGGAGCGATTCCTCACTTGGTGAACCTTCTGGAAACCGGCGGGTTCAGGGGGAAGAAGGACGCGGCGACGGCTCTTTACTCGCTCTGCTCGGCCAAGGAGAACAAGACCAGGGCCGTGGAATCGGGAGTTATGAAGCCGCTCGTGGAGCTGATGGCGGATTTCGATTCGAACATGGTGGATAAATCGGCGTACGTGATGAATCTGCTGATGTCGGCGCCGGAGTCGAAGCCGGCGGTGGTGGAGGAAGGAGGAGTTCCGGTGCTTGTGGAGATAGTGGAGGTGGGAACGCAGAGGCAGAAGGAGATGGGCGTGTCGATATTGCTGCAGCTTTGTGAGGAGAGTGTGGTGTATCGAACCATGGTGGCGCGAGAAGGTGCGATTGCTCCTGTGGTGGCTTTGTCGCAGAGTAGTAAGAGTCGAGCTAAGCTAAAGGCGGAGGCGTTGATTGAGCTTCTAAGACAAccaagacaacaacaacaacaacaacaacggtTAGATTCTAACAGAAGCTAG